In one window of Protaetiibacter larvae DNA:
- a CDS encoding PH domain-containing protein — MTQLADGSWHRLHPATPLLRGGIAFLALLGIVIANLRERLVEFFIPGVECPESLCSEDPISVILDRYLLLAVLVAAVVLLLIVALFWLSWRMHTFRVTEEVVEVRSGVVFRSHRKARLDRVQGINVSRPLVARIFGAARLEISAAGSDANMQLAYLTSANADGLRAEILSRASGIRAQAASASASEANGDAPAAPAGLGEVARQRIDEFLAPELDPNLAPPQSVVTMHAGRLVGSTALSFGTIFFVLVIVVLAIVMTATDGGPYLLFATIPVLFGFGSFLANRIVKSLRYSIAATPDGVRVGFGLLSTSNETIPPGRIHSVEISQELLWRPADWWTVRVNLASHSSAKGAAGQRSTTILPVGSRVEVLKVLELVLPGLVTEATRWQIEGGLDDARHGDGFTTSPRRAAILRWFSWRRNGFLLFPDAVVLRRGAIWRSLIVVPTARTQSVDVRQGPLERALGLSAVQVHTVSGPVSARIGALDVRDASRLFRGVAAAGVAAIEADRSHRWGAA, encoded by the coding sequence GTGACCCAGCTCGCCGACGGCTCCTGGCACCGACTGCACCCGGCGACGCCTCTGCTGCGCGGCGGGATCGCGTTCCTCGCGCTGCTCGGGATCGTCATCGCGAACCTCCGCGAACGGCTCGTCGAGTTCTTCATCCCCGGCGTCGAATGCCCGGAGTCGCTGTGCTCGGAGGACCCGATCTCGGTCATCCTCGACCGGTACCTGCTCCTCGCGGTGCTCGTGGCGGCGGTCGTGCTGCTGCTCATCGTGGCGTTGTTCTGGCTCTCCTGGCGGATGCACACCTTCCGGGTCACCGAGGAGGTCGTGGAGGTGCGTTCCGGGGTGGTGTTCCGCTCGCACCGCAAGGCCCGGCTCGATCGCGTGCAGGGCATCAACGTGAGCCGCCCGCTCGTCGCGCGCATCTTCGGTGCAGCCCGCTTGGAGATCAGCGCGGCCGGCTCCGACGCGAACATGCAGCTCGCCTACCTCACGAGCGCCAACGCCGACGGTTTGCGGGCCGAGATCCTCAGCCGCGCGTCGGGCATCCGGGCGCAGGCCGCGTCCGCGTCGGCGTCGGAGGCGAACGGGGATGCGCCCGCCGCGCCCGCGGGACTCGGCGAGGTGGCCCGTCAGCGCATCGACGAGTTCCTGGCACCCGAACTCGACCCGAACCTCGCTCCGCCGCAATCGGTCGTGACGATGCACGCCGGGCGTCTCGTCGGGTCGACCGCGTTGAGCTTCGGGACGATCTTCTTCGTGCTCGTGATCGTCGTGCTGGCGATCGTCATGACCGCCACCGACGGCGGGCCGTACCTGCTGTTCGCGACCATCCCCGTGCTGTTCGGCTTCGGCTCCTTCCTCGCGAACCGCATCGTCAAGTCGCTGCGGTACTCGATCGCGGCCACCCCCGACGGGGTGCGGGTGGGCTTCGGGCTGCTGTCGACGAGCAACGAGACGATCCCGCCCGGCCGCATCCACAGCGTCGAGATCTCGCAGGAGCTGCTGTGGCGTCCCGCCGACTGGTGGACGGTCCGGGTGAACCTGGCCTCGCACTCCTCCGCGAAGGGGGCGGCGGGGCAGCGCAGCACCACGATCCTCCCGGTGGGTTCCCGGGTCGAGGTGCTCAAGGTGCTCGAGCTCGTGCTTCCCGGGCTCGTGACGGAGGCGACCCGTTGGCAGATCGAGGGCGGCCTCGACGACGCACGCCACGGCGACGGCTTCACCACCTCCCCGCGCCGGGCCGCGATCCTGCGGTGGTTCTCCTGGCGGCGCAACGGCTTCCTGCTGTTCCCGGATGCCGTGGTGCTGCGCCGCGGCGCGATCTGGCGTTCGCTCATCGTGGTGCCGACGGCCCGCACGCAGAGCGTCGACGTCCGGCAGGGGCCGCTCGAGCGGGCGCTCGGGCTCTCGGCCGTGCAGGTGCACACCGTGTCGGGTCCGGTGAGCGCACGCATCGGCGCCCTCGACGTGCGGGACGCCTCCCGCCTGTTCCGCGGCGTCGCCGCGGCGGGGGTCGCGGCGATCGAGGCGGATCGCTCGCACCGCTGGGGCGCCGCGTGA
- the lysS gene encoding lysine--tRNA ligase: MTEPTEIPAEPTLEEIAEQKAVRLAKRERLIAEGDEAYPVTLPITDTIPALRERFGALEADATTGVRVGVAGRVVHLRNTGKLCFAALQSGDGSRIQAMVSLAEVGEESLQRWKELVDLGDHLFVAGEVISSRRGELSILADEWRIAAKAILPLPNLHSELSEETRVRQRYLDLIVREQARHTVVARAKAVASLRATFASHGFLEVETPMLQTQHGGAAARPFVTHSNAFDTELFLRIAPELFLKRAAVGGIDRVFEINRNFRNEGADSTHSPEFAMLEAYQAYGDYGTIADLTQELIQNAAVAVSGSHVVTWADGTAFDLGGQWDRISMYGSLSDAAGVAITPQTPLAALAALAEREGVEVKLPTHGKYVEELWEHFVKGGLERPTFVMDFPVDTSPLVRDHREIPGVVEKWDLYVRGFELATGYSELVDPVIQRERFIEQAKLADRGDDEAMRLDEDFLRAMEHGMPPMGGMGMGIDRLLMAITGLGIRETILFPLVK; encoded by the coding sequence GTGACCGAGCCCACCGAGATCCCCGCCGAGCCCACCCTCGAGGAGATCGCCGAGCAGAAGGCCGTGCGGCTCGCCAAGCGCGAGCGCCTCATCGCCGAGGGCGACGAGGCCTACCCGGTGACCCTGCCGATCACCGACACCATCCCGGCCCTGCGCGAGCGATTCGGCGCGCTCGAGGCGGACGCCACCACCGGCGTCCGGGTGGGTGTCGCCGGGCGCGTCGTACACCTGCGCAACACCGGCAAGCTGTGCTTCGCGGCCCTGCAGTCGGGCGACGGATCGCGCATCCAGGCGATGGTGTCGCTCGCCGAGGTGGGCGAGGAATCGCTGCAGCGCTGGAAGGAGCTCGTCGACCTGGGCGACCACCTGTTCGTCGCGGGCGAGGTGATCTCGTCGCGTCGCGGCGAGCTGTCGATCCTCGCCGACGAGTGGCGGATCGCGGCGAAGGCGATCCTGCCGCTGCCGAACCTGCACTCCGAGCTCTCCGAGGAGACCCGGGTGCGCCAGCGCTACCTCGACCTCATCGTGCGCGAGCAGGCCCGCCACACGGTCGTCGCCCGCGCGAAGGCGGTCGCCTCGCTGCGGGCCACCTTCGCCTCGCACGGCTTCCTCGAGGTCGAGACCCCCATGCTGCAGACCCAGCACGGCGGAGCGGCGGCACGTCCCTTCGTCACCCACTCGAACGCCTTCGACACCGAGCTGTTCCTGCGGATCGCGCCGGAGCTGTTCCTCAAGCGCGCCGCCGTCGGCGGCATCGACCGGGTGTTCGAGATCAACCGCAACTTCCGCAACGAGGGTGCCGACTCCACCCACAGCCCCGAGTTCGCGATGCTCGAGGCCTACCAGGCGTACGGCGACTACGGCACGATCGCCGACCTCACCCAGGAGCTCATCCAGAACGCCGCCGTCGCGGTGTCCGGATCGCATGTGGTCACCTGGGCGGACGGCACCGCGTTCGACCTCGGCGGCCAGTGGGACCGCATCTCGATGTACGGCTCGCTGTCGGATGCGGCGGGCGTCGCGATCACGCCGCAGACGCCGCTCGCCGCGCTCGCCGCGCTCGCCGAACGCGAGGGCGTCGAGGTGAAGCTGCCCACCCACGGCAAGTACGTGGAGGAGCTGTGGGAGCACTTCGTGAAGGGCGGGCTCGAGCGGCCCACCTTCGTGATGGACTTCCCCGTCGACACCTCGCCGCTCGTGCGCGACCACCGCGAGATCCCGGGCGTCGTGGAGAAGTGGGACCTCTACGTGCGCGGCTTCGAGCTCGCCACCGGCTACTCGGAGCTCGTCGACCCCGTCATCCAGCGGGAGCGCTTCATCGAGCAGGCGAAGCTCGCCGACCGCGGCGACGACGAGGCGATGCGGCTCGACGAGGACTTCCTGCGGGCGATGGAGCACGGCATGCCCCCGATGGGCGGCATGGGCATGGGCATCGACCGCCTGCTCATGGCGATCACCGGCCTCGGCATCCGCGAGACGATCCTGTTCCCGCTGGTGAAGTAG
- a CDS encoding DUF2520 domain-containing protein produces MNARDGRLGVGVIGGGHVGPVLGAALGGAGHAVVGVATVSDEGRDRVEALLPGVPVLAVPELVERSELVLIAVPDEELPELVAGLAAVGAWQPGQLVAHTAPGYGVGVLQPAFAAGAIPLAIHPAMAFTGTSIDLARLHDAWCAVTAPTPVLPIAQALVVELGAEPVVVAEADRPGYAAALAALRGLSAEVVAEAVDALRAAGVPSPGRVIAPLLRSAIENALAAAGD; encoded by the coding sequence GTGAACGCCCGGGACGGGCGGCTCGGCGTGGGGGTGATCGGCGGCGGCCACGTGGGTCCCGTGCTGGGGGCGGCCCTCGGCGGCGCCGGGCACGCGGTCGTCGGGGTCGCCACGGTGTCGGATGAGGGGCGCGACCGGGTGGAGGCGCTGCTGCCGGGCGTGCCGGTGCTGGCGGTGCCGGAGCTCGTCGAGCGCAGCGAACTGGTGCTCATCGCGGTGCCCGACGAGGAGCTCCCGGAGCTCGTGGCGGGGCTCGCCGCCGTCGGCGCCTGGCAGCCGGGGCAGCTCGTGGCGCATACGGCGCCCGGATACGGGGTCGGGGTGCTGCAGCCCGCCTTCGCGGCCGGCGCGATCCCGCTCGCCATCCATCCGGCGATGGCCTTCACGGGCACGAGCATCGACCTCGCCCGCCTGCACGACGCCTGGTGCGCCGTCACCGCCCCGACGCCCGTGCTGCCGATCGCCCAGGCACTCGTGGTGGAGCTCGGCGCCGAGCCGGTCGTGGTGGCGGAGGCCGACCGCCCAGGCTATGCGGCGGCGCTCGCGGCACTGCGCGGACTCTCGGCCGAGGTGGTGGCCGAGGCGGTCGACGCGCTGCGCGCGGCGGGGGTGCCGAGCCCGGGCCGGGTGATCGCCCCGCTGCTGCGTTCGGCGATCGAGAACGCCCTCGCGGCCGCCGGCGACTGA
- a CDS encoding PH domain-containing protein, whose protein sequence is MTDDAAPVTAAPTGQRLDPVPGEWRRVSPKYLVVDLVSTLIGGAIATAATALPATLFGWGVWWWLLPAAVALVSLVGLALTPRRVRSIGYRLRDDDLLFRRGIMFQRFVAVPFGRMQLVDITRGPIVRALGLAELKLVTAAASSGVVIPGLPLAEAEELRDHLVALAETRRAGL, encoded by the coding sequence GTGACCGACGACGCCGCCCCCGTGACCGCCGCACCCACCGGGCAGCGGCTCGATCCCGTGCCGGGCGAGTGGCGGCGGGTGTCGCCGAAGTACCTGGTGGTCGACCTGGTGTCCACCCTCATCGGCGGTGCGATCGCGACCGCGGCGACCGCCCTGCCCGCGACGCTCTTCGGCTGGGGCGTGTGGTGGTGGCTGCTGCCGGCCGCGGTCGCGCTGGTCTCGCTCGTGGGGCTCGCGCTGACCCCGCGCCGGGTGCGCTCGATCGGCTACCGGCTGCGGGACGACGATCTGCTGTTCCGCCGCGGCATCATGTTCCAGCGTTTCGTGGCGGTGCCTTTCGGGCGGATGCAGCTCGTCGACATCACGCGCGGCCCGATCGTGCGCGCACTCGGCCTCGCCGAGCTCAAGCTCGTGACGGCCGCCGCATCGAGCGGCGTCGTCATCCCGGGCCTGCCGCTCGCCGAGGCGGAGGAGCTGCGCGACCACCTCGTGGCGCTCGCCGAGACGCGTCGGGCGGGGCTGTGA
- the panC gene encoding pantoate--beta-alanine ligase has product MTLPDVVTTIAELRTRLAGQRVALVPTMGALHAGHLALVDRAVDLATASADGLVVVSIFVNPLQFGPAEDLDRYPRDLDADLAALADRGVGIVFAPSVAEMYPDGKPQVTLRGGAVSELYEGRSRPGHFDGMLTVVAKLLGIVRPAVALFGRKDAQQLFLVQRMVKDLDLAIRIEGVETVREADGLALSSRNRFLTAEERKAAPTLHRALEAASSAGDRGIDAVIAAAQSVLMDEELVKLDYLRVVDPRTFQPVSDDFRGPARVLIAAHLGTTRLIDNDDIYLN; this is encoded by the coding sequence GTGACCCTGCCCGATGTCGTGACCACGATCGCCGAGCTGCGCACGCGCCTCGCCGGGCAGCGGGTGGCGCTCGTGCCGACGATGGGCGCGCTGCACGCCGGGCACCTCGCCCTCGTGGACCGCGCGGTCGACCTGGCGACCGCATCCGCGGACGGTCTCGTGGTCGTGTCGATCTTCGTGAACCCCCTGCAGTTCGGGCCTGCGGAAGACCTCGACCGGTATCCGCGCGACCTCGACGCCGACCTGGCCGCGCTCGCGGACCGCGGGGTCGGGATCGTGTTCGCGCCGAGCGTCGCCGAGATGTACCCCGACGGCAAGCCGCAGGTGACGCTGCGCGGCGGCGCCGTCTCCGAGCTGTACGAGGGCCGCTCGCGCCCCGGGCACTTCGACGGCATGCTCACCGTGGTGGCGAAGCTGCTCGGCATCGTGCGGCCCGCCGTGGCGCTCTTCGGACGCAAGGACGCGCAGCAGCTGTTCCTCGTGCAGCGGATGGTGAAGGACCTCGACCTCGCCATCCGCATCGAGGGCGTCGAGACGGTGCGCGAAGCCGACGGGCTCGCGCTCTCGAGTCGCAACCGCTTCCTCACCGCCGAGGAGCGCAAGGCCGCCCCCACCCTGCACCGGGCGCTCGAGGCGGCGTCCTCGGCGGGCGATCGCGGCATCGACGCGGTGATCGCGGCCGCCCAGTCGGTGCTCATGGATGAGGAACTCGTTAAGCTCGACTACCTGAGGGTCGTCGACCCGCGCACCTTCCAGCCGGTGTCCGACGACTTCCGCGGGCCCGCGCGCGTGCTCATCGCCGCGCACCTCGGGACGACCCGTCTCATCGACAACGACGACATCTACCTGAACTGA